The Monodelphis domestica isolate mMonDom1 chromosome 5, mMonDom1.pri, whole genome shotgun sequence DNA segment ccaCCCTTTTTTCTGTGCTGAGATGTAAGATGGAAATTAGATTGTTGACTCATGtcttaaaaaattaaagcttTTTTATTGAGTAATCAAATTAAGATTCcaagagctcaaaaaaaaaaagtatttgggcATTTTTAATTACGTCATTTGGTTTAGCGACATTGTTGAGGAAGGAcacatggtatagtggaaaataTACTGGATTTAGACTTGAATTTAGAGAATATTGATAAAATTGGAATCCCACTTTTTCACCTGTCTGAGTTGTGGGAATAAAACATCATATAAATGTGTGGTTATATCATTTAATCAGTTTGCataggaagaaggaaaacaatCAAGACtacagcttaaaaaaaagaacaaggaggACATGCTTTAACTTGGATTGTCTAAGCTCACTCCAAGCAACTAAACAGACTCCCTACCTTCCCTGTCCCTAACCACTTCCCCTCTTCTTGCCTTATTCTTTCCTGTTATTGTGAGCTTCCTTCATTGCCCAGAGTTCACATGGTCCAGAACTGGTACTTTTAAAAGCATTGTTGCCCATTTTGTATTGTGCATATTccctgagattaaaaaaaaattcagtggtTGCTGCAATATCTGTGAGCTCTTTGGTAAACCCTTCTTACCTTTAtgcaaggattttcttttttatatttatcagtagaaaccagagaagaaaaaatcTTGTCTgatcatagttttctttctgcaGGTTATTCCCTTATTTGAAAGCTTCCATTTCATGAAATATGCTTAATTTGTCACACCAACTACATTTACAGCTCTTATTAGGTTagctagtttttgtttgtttgtttttttggtttggtttggtttttaaagtagcttgatgtaatggaaaaagcactggCATTAGAGACCAAAGCTCTGTCCTGggttctaggcctggctctaccTCTTCCTGATGGTATGCTCCTGGACAATtatatttcctatctgtaaaatggagataataacaaaaataatactaagatttgCATCGCcacaaaaattattgaggattAAGTGAAATAGCAGTGTATGTAAAACTCATTTTAAAGTAAGCACATCATATAAAGTGTACATTCAGTCTTTTATGATATCATTTGGTGGCCtagaatatttgtcatttcctttatgAAACCTGATGCATCTCCCAACCCAAAATGCATTTTACATATTTCTTATGCACATAACATACTCTCTTTTCATGTGATTATCTTCTCACCTACTAAACATCAAATTTCTGGAGAGCAGGGAGGGGTGCATCTCTGTATGAGGCACTGtctcatataaaaacaaacattccCTATTATATAGTAGTGCTAGATGTTGATCTGTTATCCACTTAAAAGGGTTCCCCTCATGCTGTTCTGAGGAAATGAACTTgtggttttatttcttttacaaatATCCATTAAATTAGCAACATTACCTGTGTCTCCATTTAAAGCCTTCAGAAAAATTTTCTTTGTAACCATTTATGGTAGTCGTTCATTTGCCAtattttttacttgtatttgtagGAATATTTGCCTTTAAATGTGCCCGTGCAGAAGAATTGTTTAACATGCTACAAGAGATCATGCAAAATAATAGCATAAATGTGGTAGAAGAGCCAGTAGTAGAAAGGAATCACCAACAAACTGAATTGGAAGTCCCCAGAACCCCCCGAACTCCTACTAGTAAGTACCTGTCTTCACACAAATGCTTTTGAGAAGAGGCTTGTTTTAACCTTTAGATAGAAGGATAAGTAGATGAATGgtttggaggaaaggaggaggagagggagagagaaaagggttttTGCTATGTGTAAAAAAACTGGTAAGCActaaaaatacaaatagaaaagtaagacaatctctaaatttaagtagctcacattctagtagaggaaaaaaaaaacaaaagatgggTTTCACAGGCAAATCAGTTGAAAAGAGCCCAGAGATCCTTAGATTGCAGCAACAATGGCAATGTTCCTTGTTTCATATCATTTCCATTCATCCAACCATATCTTTTTTCTGACACTGAACCATTTAATAGTATCAAAGACTTTCAtgacaagaattttcttttctagatcttTAGCAGCAGCCATGGTTGCAGAGAAGATGGGGGCTGTAGCACCGACAGACAAATATGCTGGGATGCCTCTCCACAGAGATTGCTTCCCCAAGCAGGCAGTTAGGGCTAGACTTAAAGCTGAGCATGTGGTCTGGGAGGGGGTCTTCAGCTTACCTTTAcacaatatatagatatattgaaCAGTATGAATctgaaataaatattgattaggTGTAAACTGAGCTGTCAGtgagatatatatttaaaaaattacaatttaaattccATAAATTGTGGGCAGCTTGTAAATGTTTTGTCAGGCAGGAATGGAGACCAGTTGACAGTTTTGTTGAGGGTTTGGCACTTGAAGCCACTCACACCTGCCCTAAAGTCCTTTGCTTTCTATGATGATTGCTTTTCAAAGCACACCCTTTTAGAATTGTTAAATGGATAAAATAGCATGCAAtcacattctctttcttttttaaaaatcctattagCTCCTGGGTTTGGTGCACAGAATTTACCTAATGGATATCCTCGATATCCATCATTTGGAGATGCTTCATCCCATCCTTCAAGCAGACATCCTTCTGTGGGAAGTGCGCGCCTTCCTTCAGTAGGTGAAGAATCAACACATCCATTGCTTGTAGCTGAGGAACAAGTAAGCCTCTGTTAGCAACTGTGTTAAGTATGGGGTGGGCTAAAACCCCAATATGTCAAAGCAGCGACTAACAGCTGATTCATTCATCAAATTTCTCTTTACATTTGAATTGTAAAAGTTATTTATTGGCTTATATTAACCATGTATTATGATTAGCAGAATTAGTATGTTTCTTTATAATTGGCTGAGCATACGTCTCAGTAAACCTGTAAGATTTATAAAATTCAGACACTCTTATAAAATCCAGACCATTCAAAATTGCCTCATAATCAAAAATACAGTCAGTCAACTTATGCTTCTAGTACCACTAAAGTAATAGGCTTCTGATTGGCTTCTGAGTTGAACCAAATATTGTGTGCTGGGTACCATGCTAAGTATGACCCAAAGCTACCACAAGATCCTGAGGTATTTTCTGCATTAATtcaaacaagcaaaacaaattatatttagcATAGTTTTAGCGTGGTGTATTTTAGTTCTTTGAAAAGTGTTTGGCAATCTGTATAAGTTATTGTAGAGTatagtatattatttttattgtaatttatGTACTTGTTTTATCTCTATTAGATTATAAAACCCATGAgactgaggattttttttttgtctttgtgtgtcCCCCATAATACTTTGCAAAtaataggggcttaataaatatttgttgaatgatcatTGACTGTATTCTCAAAAATATATCATTTACTCTAACTTCTAAATTCTCCAGATAGTCAGATAAGTGTTTGCTATATAACCTCTTAACTAAGCCAGTAAGTTATTAGCTTTGGTCACTGAATTAAATACTGAAATGAAAGattcatttgttattttgtcCCTTTTCTACTAAAGGAACACAactatatgtgtgcatatatataatcatgtaatacatattgcTGAAATATATAATGATGGATGAAACTGATAGTTACTCCTTTTTTTATAGATTTAGCCAGTGGATGAATGCTTTAACATAAAAGCAAAATAGTCTTCAGTTTTGGAAATTAGTCATTGTTTTTAACAGTGTTTTGTTTGGATTGTTCCTACAGAGCAACAAAGGCAAGTATAGCAGAATTCAGAGTAGAGGTATTCTCAGGTATTGGGGAAATAGTGAAGAGGAAGGAGATCAAGAACGAAAAGAAAGTTTTACTGTGATGAAAAAGCCTGGAACCAGGCAAGACTAGCCTAGCCAAAAAGGATATCGCACACAGTCCTGGAGTTTTACTcaggtgttttttttgtttgtttgttttttgttttaaatccttaccttctgccttagaatcaataccaagtatgagttctaaggcagaagagtgataaggactaagcatttgaagttaagtgacttgcctgaattCACATaattaggatgtgtctgagatcacatttgaacccaggaccttatgTCTCTAGTCCTTAcagaaccatctagctgcccctaagctTTACTCAGttttgaaggaggaaagagggaaggttATTATAGGAATGAAACATGTATCCTTTCTTAACTAGGATGGCCTTTGCTAGTAATTCCATTTGTGTAGAATGTCCTAACTagtaattttctcttcttcccaaccccttccccctttttccttccttcttccttcttctcctttcttaacttctgtcttagaatcaatactttattagttccaaggcagaagagtggtaagggcaatgggcgttaaatgacttgcccagagtcacatagctaggaggtgtcaactcatatttgaacctggacctcctgtctctcaacgAGCTTCCTAGCTCCATCCTCTATTCTTCTTTCTCTACTAACCTCCTGTGAAATTTTAGGTTTAGTAGTAGGATTATTTATCATTAGTTCTAAGGTTTGCAGGaaatttagatttcatttttagGTAGAATTTTACAAAGCAGTTTAGGAAACATGCTTATGCTTAAGCCCTGAGAGGggtcatttctatttcttaatttttagacATATTAAAGTCTTGGTATTTCCAAGGAGTGATTTTCTTCAAGAAAGGTTATTAGGATTAAAGGCCTTGTGCAATAAgtattttggaagggaaagacatCAAGACTGTACAATGAAATGAACCAATGTCTCATAAAGAACGTGTTTTTGTTTTGGTGACTGAATATTTaaaactattcattttcttttaggtACATACCTATGTCAATACTACAGGTGTACAAGAAGAACGGAAAAACAGGTCCAGTGTACACATACCTTTAGAGACAAGGCTTTCTAATGTTGAAAGTAACAAAGCAAGAGAAGAGCAGAGTAATATTGAGGACAGAGATCCTCAGATTCTTCTTGAGCCTGAAGGAGTCAAATTTGTTTTAGGACCAACCCCTGTTCAAAGGCaattaatggaaagagaaaaactgGAGCAACTTGGAAAAGAACAAGTAAGTGGCAGCGGTACCAACAACACTGAATGGGACACTGGCTATGACAGTGATGAACGAAAAGACGCACCCTCGGGGAACAAACTGGTGTATGAAAATATAAATGGGCTATCTATTCCCAGTGCCTCAGGGGTCAGGAGAGTTCGTCTGACATCCACCAGTACCTCAGATACCCAGAATATCAACAACTCGGCTCAGAGGAGAACTGCATTATTAAACTATGAAAACTTACCATCTTTGCCTCCTGTTTGGGAAGCCCATAAACAAAGTCGAGATGAAGATGACCCCTTAGGACCAAAGACCCCATCTCTCAATGGCTATCACACTAACCTGGATCCAATGCATAACTACGTGAATACAGAGAATGTAACAGTGCCAGCAAGTGCTCACAAAGTAGAATTTTCAAGGCGCCGGGACTGCACACCGACAGTCTTTAATTTTGACATTAGGCGTCCCAGTTTAGAACATAGGCAACTCAATTACATCCAGGTGGATTTGGAAGGTGGTAGTGACTCTGACAACCCTCAGACTCCCAAAACTCCCACCACTCCACTTCCACAAACTCCCACCAGGCGCACAGAGCTGTATGCTGTGATAGACATTGAAAGAACGGCTGCCATGTCAAGCTTGCAGAAAGCACTGCCACGAGACGATGGGACGTCTAGGAAGACTAGACACAATAGTACTGACCTGCCTATGTGAGCCTTGGAAACACGACATCCATCGTTTGCACCTttgtgaagtttttaaaaatgaagatgcGAGtgcttcattttcatttctaaacaCTAACACCTTTTATAGACtgataggattttttttctgaatacttCATGTGCTTGTTTAACTAAAGGGAATGAATGTAGAGCAGGTACTCCTTAAAGAGCACTAGTTACAGTTCCTGTACAGCACCATTGCCATTTTCACAGTGCCTATCTAATCGAGAGTAGAAGTGAGTGACATCCCGGTTTTGAGTTTTCCAATATTCTGGACTCGTGCCTCTCATTTTGTCTAATCATGGTTGACATTCGTAACATTTGATAAGATATCTTGGTGTGTGTGCATTATTAGCAGATAAAAATCTAGTCTTTGGAAGTAAGTATCTGTAGATTCACTTTCCGGGTTAGGTGGACTCCAGCATGAGTCATTCATCATTACATTTACTAAAGGCTTTTTTTACTTGAGCCAAATGCATTGTACATAAAAGGAATACATATGTAAGGTGTGCCATCCCATGTTATAGACCAGTCACGTCCTCTTCCTACAGCATTATTAGAAAGAATAACACATCCATGAATATGGTGTACTGTTGGTGTGTATTAGAAGGGCAGGATGGGGGAACGAAAAGTTCCCTTCTTACCTCATGCTTTCCTTTTAAGGGCATGTCAAGATTCCCTTGATCAGAAGCACGATGGGAATTTAGAATCAATCTCAGGCCAATACTACCAGAAAAGAGTTGCAATTCTTGATCATCAGACGTATTCTCCAATAGATCATTAATCTCAGCATTGTTTCCTGGAGGCATTTATATTTGTGCCATTAAGTTTCCActtaccttttctttttacttttggtGTTCAGGATGtctgttttgttaaatgatgtATTTTGGTTTAAGATGGTTAAATTTGTATATAGTTTTGTTGTTTATCTGTTCAGTCTTATTTAGTCTGTGTTTTGTCAAATTATGGTTTTGAAGGTTCATTTGGAACTTACTGTTAGATTTTAACAGGGTTGCCCTTTTCCAGTATTTATTGATATGCTGTTTACTTTTCAAGTCTGGTAGAGACACCCACTTGATTTTAAATGTTCATTCATGTGTCCATGGATGAACTCTTTGGTTGCAAATGAAAGAAGAAGACACTAATGAAATAACAGGTTCCCCAGAGGTACTGTAGATTTATCAATGGACACACTCCTCTGCACTTTAGCAGTGATTTTCTGTTTTATAAAGCCTGGCTGCAGTTGTACTTCACCCACTGTAATAATGTCATCAGCTATGTGCATCCTTTATAGctagaatttagaatttatattGATTTTTGGCAGAATGTTAACATACTGTTACATCAGCATCGTGGGGGCAATGGAAGATCTTTAGCAAAGAGATCATGTCATGACATAGAATTTAGAGGAACTGACATTTGTTTAAACCTATGCATACATTTGTCAAATCATCGGAGAATCAGAAATCCTCCAAATTCCCTGATTCTTGAGAATGAAAGGGGAAGTAGAGAGAAGAGTTGGATCGCCTTACTTTACTTATGTTCTGATTTTGCATTTTAGCCTAGGTAGCCAGATTTAGGGTTAAATTACAACACTCACTTGTTTTCAGATGAGTTACATTCaaacaaatttcatttaaaatggtTTCATTCAAACAAACAGCCAGTTAGTTAATTGGGTTACCCTCTTCATGAAGGCAGTTCATGTATTTGCATAGCAGTAGAGTGATGTCATTGTAAACAAGGTAAAATGTCAGTGTCCATGTGTCTGTGCCCTTTGTCTGCCTAGCAGGgttttttaattctgtgaatttgGTGCTTGTAAAAAGGGAGAGGTGAAAATGCTCATTAGAGCCATGGGGCTAGGTGTGGGGTTTCTCTGATATAGT contains these protein-coding regions:
- the FRS2 gene encoding fibroblast growth factor receptor substrate 2; the protein is MGSCCSCPDKETVPDNHRSKFKVINVDDDGNELGSGVMELTDTELILHTRKRDAVKWHYLCLRRYGYDSNLFSFESGRRCQTGQGIFAFKCARAEELFNMLQEIMQNNSINVVEEPVVERNHQQTELEVPRTPRTPTTPGFGAQNLPNGYPRYPSFGDASSHPSSRHPSVGSARLPSVGEESTHPLLVAEEQVHTYVNTTGVQEERKNRSSVHIPLETRLSNVESNKAREEQSNIEDRDPQILLEPEGVKFVLGPTPVQRQLMEREKLEQLGKEQVSGSGTNNTEWDTGYDSDERKDAPSGNKLVYENINGLSIPSASGVRRVRLTSTSTSDTQNINNSAQRRTALLNYENLPSLPPVWEAHKQSRDEDDPLGPKTPSLNGYHTNLDPMHNYVNTENVTVPASAHKVEFSRRRDCTPTVFNFDIRRPSLEHRQLNYIQVDLEGGSDSDNPQTPKTPTTPLPQTPTRRTELYAVIDIERTAAMSSLQKALPRDDGTSRKTRHNSTDLPM